The window ATCGCCCACGGCCACGTTCTCGATCGCCTCGTTCGGGCCGAACTGGATCGTCGCCTGCACGCCCGCATGGCCCGCGATCCGCACGACCTCGTTATCGTTGTAGAGGTGCTGGACGAGGCGCGGGTCCGACGCCAGCGCGGGCGCTGCGGTCCACGCGCCGACCAGCGCCGGTACAGCCAGAACGAAAGCGCGGTTCATCGTGAAATCTCCCTGGAGGGCTTGCGCCCCGTATCGTTCGAAGGGCTGCGAAAGCGCGAGCCGATGCCCTTGGCCCGCTGCTCGCTGCCGCGCGGGGTCAGCGGCTCGATGCCGCCGCCGGAAACCTGTGTGATATGCGTGCGGCGATCACCGCCAGTCGCAGCACCACCACCCTGCCCCGCCTCGACGACGACCTGCGGGGTTGCCGCCGCCGTTGCCATCGCGGATGTGCGCGAGGGAACTGCCGTCGCAGCGCCCGCACCCGAAGCAGGCGCGATCCCCGCACCAGAGCTCGCTGCGGCCAGACGGGCAAGGTCGATGCCGCCGCCCGACCGCTCGCCATCGCTGCGGGCCAGACCGAAGACGTTCCAGCCCATCACCATGGTTCCGGCAACCTTGAATACCATCACCATCAGCGCAACGTGGACCGAGGCGACGAGGAAGAAGGCCATGGCCGAGCGCGCGTCGATCCCGCCCATCTGCGCATTCGTCGCCAGTGCCGAGATGATCGGCACCAGCAGTTCGAGCGAGACCATCCCGCCCAGCACCACGAACAGCGGGGTGATCGCGGTCAGCACCACGCCGCGCAGCCACCCGGCGGTCAGCCCGCGCGTGCCGCCGAACAGCGCCATCACCACGAACACCGGCCCCAGCGCCATCAGGATCGCCAGCGCGATCCGCGCGGTCAGCAGCACGCCCACGGTGCCGAGCAGCAGCTCGATGGCGCCCGCCCACAGGATCGTCTCCGGCGTGATGAGCCCGCCCGCGCCGCCGCTTGCCGCAGCAGAAGCAGCGGCGGGCGCGCCCGCTGCCGCCCCGTCCGCGCCTTGCGGTTGCTGCCCCTGCGCGATCTGCGCCACCGCATCGAACACGATGTCGATCCGGTCTCCGAACATCTGGATTGCCGAGCCGCGCGTGTCGGTCAGCAGCGAGGCGATCCAGTCCGGCCCGCCCACGGCAAGGTTCCAGAACAGGGTCTGGT of the Novosphingobium sp. 9 genome contains:
- a CDS encoding type IV secretion system protein — protein: MADCKPLIEVASTGVGPALRAVDCVSGETTAAAFGRLFGAHGSMAPVLTILLTLYIAFFAFSLITGRSRIGISALTPRMLTLGLVLTFATSWLAYQTLFWNLAVGGPDWIASLLTDTRGSAIQMFGDRIDIVFDAVAQIAQGQQPQGADGAAAGAPAAASAAASGGAGGLITPETILWAGAIELLLGTVGVLLTARIALAILMALGPVFVVMALFGGTRGLTAGWLRGVVLTAITPLFVVLGGMVSLELLVPIISALATNAQMGGIDARSAMAFFLVASVHVALMVMVFKVAGTMVMGWNVFGLARSDGERSGGGIDLARLAAASSGAGIAPASGAGAATAVPSRTSAMATAAATPQVVVEAGQGGGAATGGDRRTHITQVSGGGIEPLTPRGSEQRAKGIGSRFRSPSNDTGRKPSREISR